The following proteins are encoded in a genomic region of Chloroflexota bacterium:
- a CDS encoding glycosyltransferase family 4 protein produces the protein MRILQVAHTFLPESSGGTEIHVYLLCKDLQPRHQVAVFYRIYAPNQPEHSLLSSEYDGIPVYKVVNNFTASPPPLVNYFDPRVEARFDEVLDEFRPDVVHFHHLGGGLSTSMISATKRRGLPTVLTLHDFWYMCYLSTLFTRDYQRCPGPEGGLRCHRCYHLPAPEFERLPPLIHMQRVGVWGTVGYARRFITGLLKMPAHNDQQRHAALLMTRDTYFRHLLSLPDVLIAPSNFLKERFVEWGIAGDRIIHLPNGVNSASLESGSDIASRGERLRFTYIGSITPHKGVDLLVDAFNMLADAPVELHIYGDAEANILTSRYVAKLRARITNSRICFEGPVPHQEVGRVLAQTDMFILPSRVYENCPMSILEALWAGVPVLTANIGGMAELIRDGENGLLFRADDAAHLAARVREVASNPILLDKLRAGIVRPRTSAEVSRDLEAIYERLPSRPGS, from the coding sequence ATGAGAATACTGCAAGTGGCCCATACTTTCTTGCCAGAAAGTTCCGGTGGAACGGAGATACATGTTTACCTGCTGTGCAAAGATCTTCAGCCTCGCCACCAAGTAGCAGTGTTCTACCGTATCTATGCCCCAAACCAGCCCGAGCATAGTCTATTGTCCAGCGAATATGACGGCATCCCAGTGTACAAGGTGGTCAACAATTTCACGGCTTCACCGCCTCCGCTGGTGAACTATTTCGATCCGCGAGTGGAGGCACGATTTGACGAGGTGCTGGACGAATTTCGGCCTGACGTAGTGCACTTCCACCACTTGGGTGGCGGCTTGAGCACCTCAATGATCTCGGCCACGAAGAGACGCGGCCTGCCCACTGTCCTGACACTGCATGATTTCTGGTATATGTGCTATCTTTCCACTTTGTTCACCCGGGACTATCAGCGTTGCCCTGGACCTGAGGGGGGCTTGCGATGTCACCGCTGCTACCATTTGCCAGCGCCCGAGTTCGAGCGCCTCCCTCCCCTAATCCACATGCAGCGAGTGGGTGTCTGGGGGACAGTGGGCTACGCAAGACGTTTCATCACTGGCCTTCTCAAAATGCCGGCCCACAATGATCAGCAGCGACATGCAGCGCTCCTGATGACCCGCGACACTTACTTCCGACATCTGCTGAGTTTACCTGATGTGCTCATCGCGCCCTCTAATTTCCTGAAAGAGCGCTTTGTGGAGTGGGGCATAGCGGGCGATCGGATCATCCATCTGCCAAACGGAGTGAATTCGGCAAGTCTCGAGTCAGGCTCTGATATCGCATCGCGGGGCGAGAGGCTGCGATTCACTTACATCGGCTCCATCACTCCTCACAAAGGGGTGGATTTGCTGGTAGATGCCTTCAACATGCTCGCCGATGCACCGGTAGAGTTGCATATCTACGGCGATGCGGAGGCGAATATCCTCACCAGCCGCTATGTCGCTAAACTGCGCGCCCGGATCACGAACTCTCGCATATGCTTCGAGGGGCCTGTACCTCACCAGGAAGTTGGGCGTGTCTTGGCGCAGACGGATATGTTCATTTTGCCATCTCGTGTTTACGAGAATTGCCCGATGTCTATCCTCGAAGCGCTGTGGGCGGGCGTGCCCGTACTGACGGCAAATATCGGCGGCATGGCGGAGTTGATCCGCGATGGGGAGAACGGCCTGCTTTTCCGCGCCGATGATGCTGCACACTTGGCTGCACGAGTGCGTGAGGTAGCCTCAAATCCAATCCTATTGGACAAATTGCGGGCCGGGATCGTAAGGCCTCGCACGTCAGCGGAGGTAAGCCGAGACCTCGAGGCCATATATGAACGCCTGCCATCGAGGCCAGGTTCATGA
- a CDS encoding glycosyltransferase family 2 protein produces the protein MRWPLVSVIILNYNGKAILDLVRRSVQTILDGTYRNVEIILADDCSTDGSAEELSKLCDSDRIRLTHTQKHSGVGAARNAGLRLARGAYIAFLDNDALPEPDWLSALVMRMEENPQWGSCASRLMFADRPDIVNGIGSVLNELAHGNGVCIHEMYEFASAPTEVMYATGNGMIIRRRVLDEVGPFDEGFRFYGHDDSDIGIRIRNAGYEIGVAPEAVVWHLHSYSKHDPTMYYWDERNRLRFVLKHYHWSEILGFIVRDGIFHLKPGRVHPYVRAWWSALTEEPSLWPYRWANRRLGPFLRRYARWFEKDHHLLIAPDNRQHAAAFAPLTEMHVGSNEEDYLYHGWFWRERWGEIPIRWAARVASIRFSLNEHKSKLLVQFVAHRGVPGVDLTLHLRRMDNGQITSAHKIRARLPDQPGLFNLREPCPLEPGRYHLIFEANRAYTEEGPFPRRIAFGLSALRFEGAGK, from the coding sequence ATGAGATGGCCATTGGTCAGCGTCATCATACTCAACTACAACGGCAAGGCCATCCTCGACCTCGTCCGGCGCAGTGTGCAGACTATCCTGGATGGCACGTATCGGAATGTGGAAATCATCTTGGCCGACGATTGCTCCACTGATGGCAGTGCGGAGGAATTGTCTAAACTCTGTGACAGTGATCGAATTCGTTTGACCCATACACAAAAGCACAGTGGTGTTGGGGCAGCACGGAATGCGGGACTAAGGCTAGCGCGAGGAGCGTACATTGCTTTCCTCGACAATGATGCACTACCAGAACCAGATTGGCTCTCGGCATTGGTGATGCGGATGGAAGAGAACCCCCAGTGGGGTAGCTGTGCGTCGCGGCTGATGTTCGCTGACCGACCAGATATCGTGAATGGTATAGGGTCTGTGCTCAATGAACTCGCTCACGGCAACGGAGTGTGTATCCACGAGATGTACGAGTTCGCCAGTGCACCGACCGAGGTGATGTACGCCACCGGAAACGGCATGATCATCCGCCGGCGGGTGTTGGACGAAGTGGGCCCCTTCGACGAAGGGTTCCGTTTCTACGGCCATGATGATTCAGACATCGGCATCCGTATCCGCAATGCTGGATACGAGATCGGTGTCGCTCCAGAAGCAGTGGTCTGGCATCTCCACAGTTACAGCAAGCACGACCCAACGATGTATTACTGGGATGAACGTAACCGGCTACGCTTTGTGCTCAAGCATTACCACTGGTCAGAGATACTCGGCTTCATTGTGCGAGATGGGATCTTTCACCTGAAGCCAGGTCGTGTTCACCCCTACGTCCGCGCCTGGTGGTCAGCACTGACTGAGGAGCCGAGTTTGTGGCCTTACCGTTGGGCGAACCGCAGATTGGGCCCATTCTTGCGCCGCTATGCACGCTGGTTCGAGAAAGATCACCACCTACTCATCGCACCAGATAACCGCCAACACGCCGCTGCTTTCGCACCGCTTACGGAGATGCACGTAGGCAGCAATGAGGAGGATTATCTCTACCACGGGTGGTTCTGGCGAGAACGGTGGGGCGAGATACCCATACGCTGGGCAGCACGCGTAGCATCCATTCGCTTCTCGCTGAACGAGCACAAAAGCAAGTTGCTGGTCCAGTTTGTCGCACATCGAGGGGTGCCGGGTGTTGATTTGACGTTACATCTGCGTAGGATGGATAATGGCCAAATCACCTCTGCTCATAAGATAAGGGCAAGATTGCCTGATCAGCCAGGATTATTCAACTTGCGTGAGCCCTGCCCTTTGGAGCCAGGTCGTTACCATCTTATCTTCGAGGCCAACCGGGCGTATACCGAAGAGGGGCCTTTCCCTCGCCGCATCGCTTTCGGGTTATCTGCTTTACGTTTCGAGGGAGCAGGGAAATGA
- a CDS encoding glycosyltransferase family 2 protein, whose protein sequence is MSQAKPLVSVVIPTRNAGPEFRVVLEAVFDQVVPFEFEVIVVDSGSTDGTLDICRTFPVLLQTISPQDFGHGTTRNLGCQLAQGKYVLFLVQDARPADSDWMYALVRALEEMPEAAGAYSRHLPRPNADYLSRAIAEYWSRRHPERMVQTLGSEAEFAALSLEEKQERCTFNNVSGMIRRTVWEKHPLPNIPYAEDLAWAHAVMQDGWHILYEPQSRVFHSHSRSPAYELRRAYVDGLIVPNIFGEQRPVMSVGQAMSLLRHWLQECITAYFDLALRGRMSSVTPNEISAYLDIKGWYRTRFSPEAAWQMLGLQSPHPESVRKDLWRRIGYLEWLHPCLTMRRLVTGHGLRQRAMTDRGRTLSRKDAHFIFWATWNVGKDYIKRAVLDAMRPEQRQEPETTVFEIGQYAGGLIRGAMEEGVLNRALFWRIRLYAASHVIGKRLGWGAYACGVNGRLWRALNYVLGGGV, encoded by the coding sequence TTCGAGTTCGAAGTGATTGTGGTGGATTCAGGCTCGACAGACGGGACGTTGGATATTTGCCGAACCTTCCCTGTCCTTTTGCAGACTATTTCTCCCCAGGACTTTGGGCACGGCACAACCCGTAACCTGGGATGCCAATTGGCACAGGGCAAATATGTCCTATTCTTAGTGCAGGATGCCAGGCCCGCGGATTCGGACTGGATGTATGCCCTGGTACGTGCGCTAGAAGAGATGCCAGAGGCTGCGGGGGCTTACAGTCGCCATCTGCCTCGTCCTAATGCCGACTATCTGAGCCGTGCCATAGCCGAGTATTGGAGCCGCCGCCACCCCGAGCGCATGGTGCAAACCCTCGGCAGCGAGGCGGAATTCGCCGCTCTCAGCCTAGAAGAAAAGCAAGAACGCTGTACTTTTAATAATGTGAGCGGCATGATACGGCGCACAGTCTGGGAGAAACACCCTTTGCCAAACATACCCTACGCCGAGGACCTAGCCTGGGCCCATGCAGTCATGCAGGATGGGTGGCACATCCTTTACGAGCCACAATCGCGCGTGTTCCATTCGCACAGCCGTAGCCCTGCCTATGAATTACGGCGGGCGTATGTGGACGGATTGATTGTGCCCAACATCTTTGGAGAGCAGAGGCCAGTGATGAGTGTGGGACAGGCTATGAGTCTGCTGCGGCACTGGCTACAAGAATGCATCACCGCTTATTTCGACCTTGCGCTGAGAGGTAGGATGTCTTCTGTCACACCCAATGAGATCTCGGCTTACTTAGATATCAAAGGCTGGTACCGAACGCGCTTCAGCCCCGAAGCCGCATGGCAGATGCTCGGGCTACAATCTCCCCATCCTGAATCGGTCCGCAAAGACCTATGGAGGAGGATAGGGTATCTCGAATGGCTACATCCGTGTCTGACAATGCGGCGCTTGGTGACGGGGCACGGGCTAAGACAAAGGGCAATGACCGATCGAGGCCGCACATTATCTCGGAAGGACGCGCACTTCATATTCTGGGCTACGTGGAACGTAGGCAAGGACTATATTAAACGAGCGGTGCTCGATGCAATGAGACCGGAACAACGCCAAGAGCCCGAGACAACAGTGTTTGAGATCGGCCAATATGCCGGGGGCCTCATCAGAGGTGCAATGGAGGAGGGTGTCTTGAACAGAGCCCTTTTCTGGCGCATCCGGCTTTACGCCGCCAGCCACGTGATCGGCAAGCGGCTGGGATGGGGAGCCTATGCCTGTGGCGTGAATGGACGTCTCTGGCGGGCTCTGAACTATGTTCTAGGAGGCGGGGTATGA